From one Mytilus edulis chromosome 1, xbMytEdul2.2, whole genome shotgun sequence genomic stretch:
- the LOC139528646 gene encoding uncharacterized protein: protein MMGIYPKNKTILMILIIIIVCGLYIVPTIMEKAFKTYHTISNSGDVSDERRPYAIIPAEENIGKQAVKKTKHIDMFLKKPCPSYISSDTDIRYSQANQDVTVYKLLKLKNGYFIEIGGFDGKTWSNTMWLERRHNWTGLIIEADPDNCDAIDKLGRNIWRLCSCLSSLDSKFFLKKGAEGSSYKYIPKEKVNTVDKSQVLFVPCFHISEILKSIKQFRVNYFSLDVEGAEMEVLETMKKDLQLMTLVVDLWTIEYRVWDGHKIIKDKSIDNLSKLRHFFQEIGGYIEHSQLSNTNDVTDGMALDVVFISVNAWCRTHETKPDGSKCNSTEMSFD from the coding sequence ATGATGGGAATATAccctaaaaacaaaacaattttaatgaTATTGATTATTATTATCGTATGTGGACTTTATATTGTTCCTACGATAATGGAAAAGGCTTTTAAAACATATCATACCATATCCAATAGTGGTGATGTTTCTGACGAACGTAGACCATATGCAATTATACCTGCTGAGGAAAACATTGGAAAACAAGCCgtcaaaaagacaaaacacattGACATGTTTTTGAAAAAACCGTGCCCTTCTTATATCAGTTCTGATACAGATATTCGATATTCCCAGGCAAATCAAGATGTAACTGTGTATAAGCTTCTTAAATTAAAAAACggatattttattgaaattggtGGATTTGATGGGAAAACATGGTCAAATACAATGTGGCTAGAAAGACGACACAACTGGACAGGATTGATTATTGAAGCAGACCCAGATAACTGTGATGCAATCGACAAATTAGGACGTAATATATGGCGTTTATGTTCGTGCTTATCATCATTAGACAGtaagttttttcttaaaaaaggTGCAGAAGGATCAAGTTATAAGTATATTCCAAAGGAGAAAGTTAACACAGTTGATAAGTCACAGGTACTTTTCGTACCGTGTTTCCATATAAGCGAAATTTTAAAATCGATTAAACAATTTCGGGTAAACTATTTTTCATTAGACGTAGAGGGTGCAGAAATGGAAGTATTAGAAACTATGAAAAAAGACCTTCAACTAATGACCTTAGTTGTTGATTTATGGACCATAGAATACAGAGTTTGGGATGGACACAAAATAATTAAAGATAAATCTATTGATAATTTGTCAAAGTTGCGACATTTTTTCCAAGAAATCGGTGGATATATTGAACATTCACAACTTTCTAACACAAATGATGTCACCGACGGAATGGCATTGGATGTTGTGTTCATCAGCGTGAATGCATGGTGTCGAACCCATGAAACAAAACCAGACGGGAGCAAATGCAATTCAACTGAAATGAGTTTTGATTAA